The window CGATGGCTCCGCCGACCGTGATCCGCCGGGTCGCGGGGGTGACCGGGAGGAACCAGCCGAGCGGGAGGGCCGTCTCGATCAGACGGTGCAGGCTCACCCCGGCGTCGCAGACGACCGCGCCCGTCGCCGGGTCGAGCGAGCGGATCCGGTCCAGGGCGGTCATGTCGACGACCGAGCCGCCCGCGTTCTGCGCCGCGTCGCCGTGCGCCCGGCCGAGCCCGCGGGCCACGACCCCCCGGGGGCCTCGGCCCCGGACGGCGACCACGGCTTCTTCGTACGTGTCGGGGCGGAACCGCACAGCGGTCGTCGGGGCCGTGCGGCCCCAGCCGGTCAAGGACACCGTGTCGACGGACATGAACGTGACGGTATCGCCAGAGAAAACCCTTTTGAGGGATTTGTTACAGCACTCACCGAAATGGGTGATTGGCGGCACGGGGAGCCCCCCACGTCGGTTTTCCACGCCCGGAGGGGTACGCGTAGGGCATGGACTGGCTGAAAAGACTCCCCGTCGTCGGGCCGCTCGTCGCACGGCTCATGGAGACGCACGCCTGGCGTTCCTACGAGACGCTGGAACGGGTGCACTGGGCCAGGCTCGCAGCGGCGATCACCTTCCTCAGTTTCCTCGCCCTCTTCCCGCTGATCGCGGTCGGTGCCGCCGTCGGGGCCGCCCTGCTGTCGACCGAGCAGCTGGACAGGATCGAGGACAAGCTCGCCGAACAGGTGCCGGGCATCTCCGACCAGCTCGGCATCGACAACCTCGTGGCCCACGCGGGCACCATCGGCGTGGTCGCCGGTCTGCTGCTGCTCTTCACCGGCATCGGCTGGATCGGTTCGATGCGCGACTGCCTGCGCGCGGTGTGGGAGAAGGACGACGTCGACGAGGGCAATCCGGTCGTCCGCAAGCTCAAGGACGCCGGACTGCTGCTCGGTCTCGGCGGTGCGGCGATCGCGACCCTCGCCGTGTCCACCGTCGCCTCGACCGCCATCGGCTGGACGGCCGACCGGCTGGGCATCCCGGAGAACGGTGCGGGCGGGATTTTGCTCCAGGTGGCCGCCGTGGCGGTGGCGGTCTGCGCCGATTTCCTGCTGCTCCTCTACCTGCTCACCCTGCTGCCGGGCGTCGAACCCCCGCGGCGCCGGCTGATCGTCGCCGGCCTGGTCGGCGCCGTCGGCTTCGAACTCCTCAAGCTCCTGCTGGGCAGCTACATCCGGGACGTGGCGTCGAAGAGCATGTACGGCGCCTTCGGCGTGCCCATTGCACTGCTCCTGTGGATCAACTTCAGCGCCAAACTGCTCCTCGTCTGCGCCGCCTGGACGGCGACGCCGAGCAAGGGCGGTGACGCGCCGGCCCCCGATGAGGTCAGCGACGGGGAAGGCGGCGCACCAGGTCCGGCAGGGGCCAGCGCCGGTTGACCAGGAACACCCCGGCCGCCAGGACCACCAGCAGGCCGCCGACGATCGACAGGGCCGTCCAGACCCCGCTGGACCCCGACGCGGCGGCGGCCGTGGTGGCCGCGTGCTTCTTCTCCGCCTTGCCGGCGCCGGCCGCGGGGGCGGAGTCCTTCGCCGGGCCGGTCACCGCGGACTTCGGGGGGACGAGTTCGCCGACCGGGGTCACCTTGCCGTCCGCGGCGAAGCCCCAGTCGAGCAGGTGGGCGGCTTCCTTGTAGACGGCGTGGCTCTCGTCGGCCGACGGGTTCATGACGGTGACGAGCAGGACCTTGCCGTCGCGCTCGGCGATGCCCGTGAAGGTGTTGCCCGCGTGGGTGGTGTAGCCGTTCTTGACCCCCGCGATGCCCTTGTACGGCTCCACGCCGATGTCACCCGTGATCAGCCGGTTGGTGTTCTGGATCTCGAAGGTCTCGCGCTTCTTGCCCTTCTTCTGCGCGCCCGGGAAGTCCGCCGTCGCCGTCGCGGCGTACTCGCGGAAGTCCGCCTTCTGCATGCCGCTGCGGGCGAACAGCGTCAGGTCGTACGCGCTGGAGACCTGGTTCGGGGAGTCGTAGCCGTCGGGGGAGACGACCCGGGTGTCGAGGGCCTGCAGTTCCTCGGCGTGCCGCTGCATCGCGGCTACCGTGGCGGGCACGCCGCCGTACATCTCGGACAGCACGTGCACCGCGTCGTTGCCCGAACGCAGGAACACGCCGAGCCACAGGTCGTGCACCGTGTAGGCCTGGTCCTCCTTGACGCCGACCAGGCTGCTGCCCTCGCCGACCCCGGCCAGTTCGTCCTCGGTGACCATGTGGGTCAGGGACTTCGGCTGCAGGGCGGGCAGGACCGTGTCGGCGAAGAGCATCTTCAGCGTGGAGGCGGGCGGCAGCCGCCAGTGGGCGTTGTGCGCGGCGAGGACCTCCCCGCTCTCCGCGTCCGCGACGATCCAGGACCGCCCGGTGAGCTTCTTCGGCAGCAGCGGGGCGCCGGGGCCCAGCTGGACCTGGGTGCCCGCCTCGCCCAGCCTCTTGCCGCCCACGGTCGACATGGGACCGGTCGGCTTCGGCTGTTTGTCGTCGGTCTTGTCCTTGTCGGCCGCCCCTGCGGGACCGGCGACACATACGGACAGCAACGCGGCAGAGAGGACCGTCATTACGGTCTTTTTCAGAGCAGGCACGGTCGGAAACGTACATGGCGTTGCTGAGTATCGGGACCCGGATGCCCTGACCCGCCGTGCATTCCGCCGGGACAGCCCACCCCGGGCGACCGGCCCGGAGCGCTGCGGAGATACTGATCGTATGAAGCTCAGCCGCCCCGTCTCCTGGTTCCTGCTCGTGTTCGGGGTGTGGAGCTGGTTCATCTGGATCACCTTTGCAAAGAACCTGTGGAAGGACGGCAGCGGGCTCGCGTTCGACGACGCGGGCGGACCGACGGCCTACTTCTGGGTCCATCTCCTGCTCGCCATCACCTCGTTTCTTCTGGGGACGGCCGTCGGAGTCATCGGGTTCCGTGGTGTCAGGGCTTTGCGTCACGCAGACAGATGACGGGCCGGGCGCCCGACGGCGCCAGGACAGGATTTCGGCGGGGGAGCGTTCGTGGTTGTGGTCTTCGTGCTCGTGGCGGTGGCGGTCCTCGCCCTGCTCGTCCTTGTGCACCGCTACGTCTGGCGGCGGCTGATCGGTGACACGACACGACCGGGCGGCCTCGCGCGCCGCGCGGGCACCGTCGCGGCGTTCGTGCTGCCGCTGCTGTCCGTGGGCGCCCTCGTCTCCGGGCGGACCGGCTTCCCCTTCGTCGTGCAGCAGGTACTCGCCTGGCCGGGCTACCTGTGGCTGGCCGCCCTGCTCTACCTGACGCTGGCCCTGCTGGCCGGAGAGGCCGTGCGCCCCGTCCTGCGCCGTGTACTCGCGCGCCGGGCGGGCGACGCCGCCCCGCCCCCGGGGCCGACGGCGCCGACGGGCCGGACCGTCGAGGCGGTCTCCGGCACGCGACCGGCGGGCGGCTCCCGTACGGACGCCGCCGGCTCCCGTACGGACGCCGCCGACGGGCCCGAACCCCCGGCGGCGACGAAGGCCGAGGCGGCCACCCACGGGGCACCGGCGGAAGCGCCGGCCCTCCACGAGGCCGCCGCCACGACGGACGCCGCACCCGCTCCGGGCACCCCGGACGCAGCGACGGCCGCCGGCCCCTCCCGCCGGCTGTTCGTCGCCCGAGCCGTCGGCGGAGCCGCCGCCCTCGCC is drawn from Streptomyces sp. NBC_00178 and contains these coding sequences:
- a CDS encoding YihY/virulence factor BrkB family protein — protein: MDWLKRLPVVGPLVARLMETHAWRSYETLERVHWARLAAAITFLSFLALFPLIAVGAAVGAALLSTEQLDRIEDKLAEQVPGISDQLGIDNLVAHAGTIGVVAGLLLLFTGIGWIGSMRDCLRAVWEKDDVDEGNPVVRKLKDAGLLLGLGGAAIATLAVSTVASTAIGWTADRLGIPENGAGGILLQVAAVAVAVCADFLLLLYLLTLLPGVEPPRRRLIVAGLVGAVGFELLKLLLGSYIRDVASKSMYGAFGVPIALLLWINFSAKLLLVCAAWTATPSKGGDAPAPDEVSDGEGGAPGPAGASAG
- a CDS encoding D-alanyl-D-alanine carboxypeptidase family protein encodes the protein MPALKKTVMTVLSAALLSVCVAGPAGAADKDKTDDKQPKPTGPMSTVGGKRLGEAGTQVQLGPGAPLLPKKLTGRSWIVADAESGEVLAAHNAHWRLPPASTLKMLFADTVLPALQPKSLTHMVTEDELAGVGEGSSLVGVKEDQAYTVHDLWLGVFLRSGNDAVHVLSEMYGGVPATVAAMQRHAEELQALDTRVVSPDGYDSPNQVSSAYDLTLFARSGMQKADFREYAATATADFPGAQKKGKKRETFEIQNTNRLITGDIGVEPYKGIAGVKNGYTTHAGNTFTGIAERDGKVLLVTVMNPSADESHAVYKEAAHLLDWGFAADGKVTPVGELVPPKSAVTGPAKDSAPAAGAGKAEKKHAATTAAAASGSSGVWTALSIVGGLLVVLAAGVFLVNRRWPLPDLVRRLPRR
- a CDS encoding SCO4848 family membrane protein, with product MKLSRPVSWFLLVFGVWSWFIWITFAKNLWKDGSGLAFDDAGGPTAYFWVHLLLAITSFLLGTAVGVIGFRGVRALRHADR